The Zalophus californianus isolate mZalCal1 chromosome 8, mZalCal1.pri.v2, whole genome shotgun sequence genome has a segment encoding these proteins:
- the KCNF1 gene encoding potassium voltage-gated channel subfamily F member 1 yields MDAAGERSLPEPGSQDSRAGDDIEIVVNVGGVRQVLYGDLLSQYPETRLAELMGCLAGGYDTIFSLCDDYDPGKREFYFDRDPDAFKCVIEVYYFGEVHMKKGICPICFKNEMDFWKVDLKFLDDCCKSHLSEKREELEEIARRVQLILDDLGVDSAEGRWRRCQKCVWKFLEKPESSCPARVVAVLSFLLILISSVVMCMGTIPELQVLDADGNRVEHPTLENVETACIGWFTLEYLLRLFSSPNKLHFALSFMNIVDVLAILPFYVSLTLTHLGARMMELTNVQQAVQALRIMRIARIFKLARHSSGLQTLTYALKRSFKELGLLLMYLAVGIFVFSALGYTMEQSHPETLFKSIPQSFWWAIITMTTVGYGDIYPKTTLGKLNAAISFLCGVIAIALPIHPIINNFVRYYNKQRVLETAAKHELELMELNSSSAGEGKVGCSRSDLDSLPPEPVGEEGPSWSSRLKISHSDTFIPLLTEEKHHRTRLQSCK; encoded by the coding sequence ATGGACGCGGCCGGGGAGCGCAGCCTCCCGGAGCCGGGCAGCCAGGACTCCCGGGCCGGCGACGACATCGAGATCGTCGTCAACGTGGGGGGCGTGCGGCAGGTGCTGTACGGGGACCTCCTCAGCCAGTACCCGGAGACCCGGCTGGCCGAGCTCATGGGCTGCTTGGCAGGGGGCTACGACACCATCTTCTCCCTGTGCGACGACTATGACCCCGGGAAGCGCGAATTCTACTTCGACAGGGACCCGGACGCCTTCAAGTGTGTCATCGAGGTGTACTATTTTGGGGAGGTCCACATGAAGAAGGGCATCTGCCCCATCTGCTTCAAGAACGAGATGGACTTCTGGAAGGTGGACCTCAAGTTCCTGGACGACTGCTGCAAGAGCCACCTGAGCGAGAAGCGCGAGGAGCTGGAGGAGATCGCGCGCCGCGTGCAGCTCATCCTGGATGACCTGGGCGTGGACTCGGCCGAGGGTCGCTGGCGGCGCTGCCAGAAGTGCGTCTGGAAGTTCCTGGAGAAGCCCGAGTCGTCGTGCCCGGCGCGGGTGGTGGCCGTGCTGTCCTTCCTGCTCATCCTCATCTCGTCGGTGGTCATGTGCATGGGCACCATCCCCGAGCTGCAGGTGCTGGACGCCGACGGCAACCGCGTGGAGCACCCGACGCTGGAGAACGTGGAGACGGCGTGCATCGGCTGGTTCACGCTGGAGTACCTGCTGCGCCTCTTCTCCTCGCCCAACAAGCTGCACTTCGCCCTGTCCTTCATGAACATCGTGGACGTGCTGGCCATCCTCCCCTTCTACGTGAGCCTCACGCTCACGCACCTGGGCGCCCGCATGATGGAGCTGACCAACGTGCAGCAGGCCGTGCAGGCCCTGCGGATCATGCGCATCGCCCGCATCTTCAAGCTGGCCCGCCACTCGTCGGGCCTGCAGACCCTCACCTACGCCCTCAAGCGCAGCTTCAAGGAACTGGGGCTGCTGCTCATGTATCTGGccgtgggcatctttgtcttctCGGCCCTGGGCTACACCATGGAGCAGAGCCACCCCGAGACCCTGTTTAAGAGCATCCCCCAGTCCTTCTGGTGGGCCATCATCACCATGACGACCGTTGGCTACGGTGACATCTACCCCAAGACCACTCTGGGCAAGCTCAACGCGGCCATCAGCTTCTTGTGTGGGGTCATTGCCATTGCCCTGCCCATCCACCCTATCATCAACAACTTCGTCAGGTACTACAACAAGCAGCGGGTCCTGGAGACAGCCGCCAAGCACGAGCTGGAGCTGATGGAGCTCAACTCGAGCAGTGCGGGTGAGGGCAAAGTGGGGTGCTCCCGCAGTGACCTGGACAGCCTCCCGCCAGAGCCCGTCGGGGAGGAGGGGCCGAGCTGGAGCAGCCGGCTGAAGATCTCCCACAGCGACACCTTCATCCCTCTCCTGACCGAGGAGAAGCACCACAGGACCCGGCTCCAGAGTTGCAAGTGA